In Herpetosiphon gulosus, one genomic interval encodes:
- a CDS encoding dipeptide ABC transporter ATP-binding protein: MAVQNDTLLDINGLKMHFPVKSNGLLRRTIGAVKAVDGLSFSVKRGETLGLVGESGCGKSTTGRAILQLHRPTAGTVSFDGTDLTKLKGEAMRQMRRKVQIIFQDPYASLNPRMTVGDIVGEPIRVHGLRTGKDVRTRVEELLRVVGLNPYFINRYPHEFSGGQRQRIGIARALAVEPDFIVCDEPVSALDVSIQAQIINLLQDLQGQFGLTYLFIAHNLSVVKHISDRVAVMYLGKMVELAPSKDLYANPMHPYTQALLSAVPIPDPEVEKQRQRIILQGDVPSPLNPPTGCHFHTRCPIVIDKCKAEDPPFHDYGGGHFVACWRATESQEQMNLKLQ, from the coding sequence ATGGCAGTACAAAATGATACTCTGCTCGATATCAACGGCTTAAAAATGCACTTCCCGGTCAAATCCAACGGTTTATTACGCCGCACGATCGGGGCAGTTAAAGCAGTTGATGGCTTGAGCTTTTCAGTCAAACGTGGTGAAACCCTCGGCTTGGTCGGTGAATCAGGCTGTGGTAAATCAACAACTGGGCGGGCAATTTTGCAGTTGCATCGCCCCACCGCTGGTACGGTAAGTTTTGATGGCACGGACTTGACCAAACTCAAAGGCGAGGCCATGCGCCAAATGCGCCGTAAAGTCCAGATTATTTTCCAAGACCCCTATGCCTCGCTCAACCCACGCATGACCGTTGGCGATATTGTTGGTGAGCCGATTCGAGTACACGGCCTACGCACCGGTAAAGATGTCCGCACGCGGGTCGAGGAATTGCTGCGGGTGGTCGGTCTCAATCCTTACTTTATCAACCGTTACCCGCATGAATTTTCAGGTGGCCAACGCCAACGGATTGGGATTGCCCGCGCTTTGGCGGTCGAACCAGATTTTATCGTCTGCGATGAGCCAGTTTCGGCGCTTGACGTGTCAATTCAAGCCCAAATTATCAATCTGCTGCAAGATTTGCAGGGTCAGTTTGGTTTGACCTATCTGTTTATCGCCCATAACCTGAGCGTGGTCAAGCACATCAGCGATCGGGTAGCGGTGATGTATTTGGGCAAAATGGTTGAGTTGGCTCCCTCGAAAGATTTATATGCCAACCCGATGCACCCATACACCCAAGCCTTGCTCTCGGCTGTACCAATTCCCGATCCTGAGGTCGAGAAGCAACGCCAGCGGATTATTTTGCAGGGCGATGTGCCCAGCCCGCTTAATCCACCCACAGGTTGTCACTTCCATACCCGCTGCCCAATTGTGATCGACAAGTGCAAAGCCGAAGATCCACCCTTCCACGATTATGGTGGCGGCCATTTTGTGGCTTGCTGGCGGGCAACTGAATCTCAAGAGCAAATGAATTTGAAGTTGCAATAA
- a CDS encoding ABC transporter ATP-binding protein has translation MAEAPLLEVKNLQVQFKTADGVVNAVNNVSFSVNRGETLGIVGESGSGKSVTSLSIMRLIPSPPGKIAGGQILFDGDNLIDFSESEMRKIRGNRISMIFQDPMTSLNPVLRIGRQMTESLQLHMGMTAKQARNRAIDLLSMVGIPAPDKRLDDFPHQFSGGMRQRVMIAMGLACNPELLIADEPTTALDVTIQAQILELLNRLKNETGTAIIFITHDLGVVAGMTDRVIVMYAGRVVEQASTNELFHNPRMPYTIGLLDSIPRLDGIQTRLTPIPGLPPDLLEKTERCPFAPRCDFVQEQCWSETPSLRQVAPEHTAACLFEIDREQRQAMAAKKIAEEQAALDAALEDVLAHEQAS, from the coding sequence ATGGCTGAAGCACCTTTGCTTGAGGTCAAAAACCTACAAGTTCAATTTAAAACCGCCGATGGCGTGGTCAATGCTGTCAATAATGTCTCGTTCTCGGTCAATCGCGGCGAAACCTTAGGCATCGTCGGCGAATCTGGCTCAGGCAAAAGCGTTACATCACTTTCGATTATGCGCTTGATTCCCTCGCCCCCAGGCAAAATTGCTGGTGGCCAGATTTTATTCGATGGCGATAATCTGATCGATTTTAGCGAGTCGGAGATGCGTAAAATCCGTGGTAATCGGATTTCGATGATCTTCCAAGACCCCATGACTTCGCTCAATCCGGTACTACGGATTGGTCGGCAGATGACTGAATCGCTGCAATTGCACATGGGTATGACTGCTAAACAGGCCCGAAACCGCGCCATTGACTTGCTCTCAATGGTTGGGATTCCGGCTCCTGACAAACGCCTTGATGATTTTCCGCATCAATTTTCTGGTGGGATGCGCCAACGGGTGATGATCGCTATGGGTCTAGCTTGTAACCCTGAGCTATTGATTGCCGACGAGCCAACGACAGCACTCGATGTAACTATTCAAGCCCAAATTTTAGAATTGCTTAACCGTCTCAAGAACGAGACAGGCACAGCGATTATTTTTATTACCCACGACCTTGGGGTGGTGGCGGGCATGACCGACCGGGTGATTGTGATGTATGCTGGGCGGGTGGTCGAACAGGCTTCAACCAACGAGCTGTTCCACAATCCGCGTATGCCCTACACCATCGGCTTGCTCGATTCGATTCCACGGCTTGATGGAATCCAAACCCGCCTCACGCCAATTCCAGGGTTGCCACCGGATTTGCTGGAGAAAACCGAGCGCTGCCCATTTGCGCCACGCTGTGATTTTGTGCAAGAGCAATGTTGGAGTGAAACGCCAAGTTTGCGCCAAGTTGCGCCTGAACATACCGCAGCCTGTTTATTTGAGATTGATCGTGAACAGCGCCAAGCGATGGCCGCAAAGAAAATTGCCGAAGAACAAGCCGCCTTGGATGCTGCGCTTGAAGATGTTTTAGCCCACGAACAAGCATCGTAG
- a CDS encoding ABC transporter permease — MATASNVAGKNPAQAQEFTRPVRSLWSDAWLRLRRNRLAMASIVYLFLLALVAIFAPVIAPHAPSRPTSTELRERGTYRQAAWIVDEKNPKRSGVWKFPLGTDSAGGDVLSRLIYGTRVSMVVGFIPMIFTLTIGITIGLISGFAGGKLDSLLMRFTDIIFSLPDILFFIIVQTAFNQTAFGKTFNGLLLIFLSFSAVNWASVSRLVRGQVLSLKEKEFVEAAEAVGVRRGSILFRHILPNTLAPIIVAGAFIVPSAIVTEATLSFLGIGIQPDTNPNNPFPTSWGQMILEGKSAIDSQPWILIASAIAIASITIAFVALGDGLRDALDPRQ, encoded by the coding sequence ATGGCAACCGCATCGAATGTGGCAGGCAAAAACCCTGCCCAAGCCCAAGAATTTACGCGGCCTGTTCGGAGTCTGTGGAGCGATGCTTGGCTGCGTTTGCGGCGCAATCGTTTAGCAATGGCAAGTATCGTTTATTTGTTTTTGCTGGCATTGGTAGCAATTTTCGCACCAGTCATTGCCCCGCATGCGCCTAGCCGCCCAACTTCAACCGAATTACGCGAACGTGGCACCTATCGTCAAGCTGCTTGGATTGTTGATGAGAAAAATCCTAAACGCAGCGGGGTTTGGAAATTTCCGCTCGGCACTGATTCTGCTGGCGGCGATGTGCTTAGTCGCTTGATCTATGGTACGCGGGTTTCGATGGTTGTGGGCTTTATTCCCATGATCTTTACCCTGACAATTGGGATCACGATTGGCTTGATTTCAGGTTTTGCTGGCGGCAAACTCGATAGTTTGCTGATGCGCTTTACTGATATCATTTTTTCGCTGCCTGATATCTTGTTCTTTATTATTGTGCAAACTGCTTTCAATCAAACTGCCTTTGGTAAAACCTTCAATGGTTTATTATTGATTTTCTTATCATTCTCGGCGGTGAACTGGGCCAGTGTTTCGCGCTTGGTGCGTGGTCAAGTGCTCTCGTTGAAAGAAAAAGAGTTTGTTGAAGCGGCAGAAGCGGTTGGGGTTCGACGTGGCTCAATTTTATTCCGCCATATTTTGCCCAACACGCTTGCGCCAATTATTGTGGCAGGGGCGTTTATTGTGCCAAGCGCGATTGTCACCGAAGCAACCTTGAGCTTTTTGGGCATTGGTATCCAGCCTGATACCAACCCCAATAATCCATTCCCAACCAGCTGGGGCCAGATGATTTTGGAAGGTAAGTCAGCGATTGATTCGCAACCATGGATTCTGATCGCGTCGGCGATTGCAATTGCTTCAATTACGATTGCCTTTGTGGCTTTGGGCGATGGTTTACGTGATGCGCTTGATCCCCGTCAATAG
- a CDS encoding ABC transporter permease, which produces MIGFIIRRVLAMIPVLFLVALITFFMMKQAKGGPFDQEKEVAPSTIALLNRKFGLDKPAWLNSAEFNNRLSAEGNPFSALRGLLDSQFGNYMINAVQGDLGPTYASKGTETVQDKIKETFPISLRLGMISLAFALLVGFPLGILGALRQNTIFDYFSLIISTIGFSVPTFVTGLLLLLVMSKVFGVAPIKDPSVWEGFSSSYIPPAIILGLGTMAYITRLTRSSVLEVKRQDYIRTARAKGLGDRVVILRHILRNSLIPVITILGPAVAGLVTGSFIIESVFRVPGIGSEFIGAIGSRDYSMIMGSTLFFSLLVALGNIMVDLSYGLIDPRIRNS; this is translated from the coding sequence ATGATTGGCTTTATAATTCGTCGCGTCTTGGCGATGATTCCGGTGTTGTTTCTTGTGGCACTCATTACTTTTTTTATGATGAAACAGGCCAAAGGCGGGCCATTTGATCAAGAAAAGGAAGTTGCCCCGTCAACGATTGCCCTGCTGAATCGTAAATTTGGCTTAGATAAACCCGCTTGGCTCAACTCGGCAGAATTTAATAATCGCTTGAGTGCCGAGGGTAACCCCTTTTCGGCGCTGCGGGGCTTGCTCGACAGCCAATTTGGCAACTATATGATCAATGCAGTCCAAGGCGATCTAGGCCCAACCTATGCTTCGAAAGGCACCGAGACAGTTCAAGATAAAATTAAAGAAACGTTTCCGATTTCGCTGCGCCTTGGCATGATTTCGCTGGCTTTTGCCCTACTGGTGGGCTTTCCCCTCGGTATTTTGGGAGCTTTGCGGCAAAATACGATTTTTGATTACTTTAGCCTAATCATCTCAACAATTGGCTTTTCGGTGCCGACCTTTGTAACTGGTTTGCTGTTGCTGCTGGTTATGAGCAAGGTATTTGGGGTGGCTCCGATTAAAGATCCTTCAGTTTGGGAAGGCTTCAGTAGCTCGTATATTCCACCAGCAATCATTTTGGGCTTGGGCACGATGGCCTATATTACGCGTTTGACCCGCAGTAGTGTGCTCGAAGTCAAGCGCCAAGATTATATTCGCACGGCCCGTGCCAAAGGTCTCGGTGATCGGGTGGTGATTTTGCGCCATATCTTGCGCAATAGCTTGATTCCAGTGATTACGATTCTTGGGCCAGCAGTGGCAGGCTTGGTAACTGGCTCGTTTATTATTGAATCAGTGTTCCGAGTGCCCGGGATTGGCAGTGAATTTATTGGAGCAATTGGCAGCCGCGATTACTCGATGATTATGGGTTCAACCCTGTTTTTCTCATTGCTGGTAGCCTTGGGCAATATTATGGTTGATCTTTCGTATGGCTTGATTGATCCACGGATTCGTAACAGCTAG
- a CDS encoding peptide ABC transporter substrate-binding protein: MLKRRLTRLLALMVLTVPTLAACGAGDATPTTAPAAATATTAPATGAEATATTAPVAEATATTEATAEPAATDGNVLRVHQVAYPDVFDPQKSSYSAEIVLLSQNYEGLTRLNDKLETVPGAAEKWESNAEGTVFTFTLRPDLKYSDGSALTSKNFAYAIERTCDPVTAGEYQSILFDITGCADFASAVVTDTAQYDAAKAALGVSTPDDKTIVISTVQAAPYLPTIAGLWVMYPAKAELIEKGGENWWKDASLQVGNGPFQFSRIAEDQQIDFVRNENYWNKAKLDGISMIYIDDSSVALEAYRQGQLDIFAPDPSQIPAVQSDADLGPLYISYPGANTTGLQFNTTKEPFNDPKVREAFAYAIDRATFCEVIRNGDCLPTLTWIPQGIPGYDATEDRFAFDPEKAKAALAESTYGSADKLPEITMAYSSNDTANQARHEFLANTFREVLGVEVKLQPLPSKDLSAAKKDNATYPQISLGGWIQDYPDAQNWLSVFWNSKATFAQRQGYGNPAVDEFLTKADTSTDDATRLEAYGAAQKLIVGDLPTAMMYNRVNKYVINPRVSGFSQTAADDQFPGQWTSYSIEIK; encoded by the coding sequence ATGCTCAAACGTCGTTTGACCCGCTTATTGGCCTTAATGGTATTGACAGTACCAACCTTGGCCGCTTGTGGCGCTGGGGATGCAACTCCAACGACTGCACCTGCCGCTGCTACCGCAACGACTGCACCTGCTACTGGTGCTGAAGCAACTGCCACGACCGCTCCTGTGGCTGAAGCAACTGCCACGACCGAAGCGACCGCTGAGCCAGCCGCTACCGATGGAAATGTCTTACGGGTTCACCAAGTTGCCTATCCAGATGTCTTTGACCCACAGAAAAGTTCGTACAGCGCCGAAATTGTGTTGCTGTCGCAAAACTACGAAGGCCTAACTCGCCTCAATGACAAACTGGAAACCGTACCTGGTGCTGCTGAAAAATGGGAATCAAACGCTGAAGGTACCGTGTTTACCTTCACCTTGCGCCCTGACCTCAAATACAGCGACGGTTCAGCTCTGACCTCAAAGAACTTTGCCTATGCGATCGAACGCACCTGTGACCCAGTAACCGCTGGCGAATATCAATCAATTTTGTTTGATATCACTGGCTGTGCCGATTTCGCTAGCGCAGTTGTAACCGATACTGCTCAATACGATGCAGCTAAGGCTGCTTTGGGCGTGAGCACTCCCGACGATAAAACCATCGTCATCTCAACCGTCCAAGCTGCTCCTTACTTGCCAACCATCGCTGGCTTGTGGGTGATGTATCCAGCTAAAGCCGAGTTGATCGAAAAAGGTGGCGAAAACTGGTGGAAAGATGCCAGCTTGCAAGTTGGTAACGGCCCATTCCAATTCAGCCGGATTGCTGAAGACCAACAAATTGACTTTGTGCGTAACGAAAACTACTGGAACAAAGCCAAACTTGATGGCATCAGCATGATCTACATCGACGATTCATCGGTTGCTTTGGAAGCTTATCGCCAAGGTCAACTTGATATCTTCGCTCCAGATCCAAGCCAAATTCCAGCCGTCCAAAGCGATGCTGATCTTGGTCCATTGTACATTTCATATCCAGGTGCAAACACCACTGGTTTGCAGTTCAACACGACCAAGGAACCATTCAATGATCCTAAGGTACGTGAAGCATTTGCCTATGCGATCGATCGCGCAACCTTCTGCGAAGTTATCCGCAACGGCGACTGTTTGCCAACCTTGACCTGGATTCCTCAAGGGATTCCTGGTTATGATGCAACCGAAGATCGCTTTGCCTTCGACCCTGAAAAGGCGAAAGCGGCTTTGGCTGAATCAACCTATGGCTCAGCCGATAAGTTGCCTGAAATCACCATGGCCTACAGCAGCAACGACACTGCCAACCAAGCTCGCCACGAGTTCTTGGCCAACACCTTCCGCGAAGTCTTGGGTGTTGAAGTTAAGTTGCAACCATTGCCAAGCAAAGATTTGAGCGCTGCCAAGAAAGATAACGCAACCTATCCTCAAATTTCATTGGGTGGCTGGATTCAAGACTATCCAGATGCTCAAAACTGGTTGAGTGTGTTCTGGAATAGCAAAGCAACCTTTGCTCAACGCCAAGGTTACGGCAACCCTGCGGTTGACGAGTTCTTGACCAAGGCCGACACCAGCACCGACGACGCAACTCGCTTGGAAGCCTATGGCGCTGCCCAAAAGTTGATTGTTGGTGATTTGCCAACCGCTATGATGTACAACCGGGTCAACAAATATGTGATCAACCCACGGGTGAGCGGCTTCTCACAAACCGCCGCTGACGATCAATTCCCTGGCCAATGGACATCATACAGCATCGAAATCAAGTAA
- a CDS encoding AAA family ATPase produces MSPPTSLQRGTGFHHLIADEYRLIAQVLTYCHAAGYAIPPLLVIDYVIALKTSPFVLLFGPTGQGKTELARLFAQALIHPFDDQYTYVNLGSSLQAPEIQDRFGWMKFVETLENAAAPANAGRLFFLCLDNLRPHDVYTYFANVSRDADGITRLVMRGYPPDKWPALPSNVIITGTLDAEHPVDSDQSALLAQINCVYMQPQWLQSNIRTVKRQQRMAPVGMQRLLLEQQYRSDEAATERLHALLGPHLDDILQPPSELMAILWQSNLTYTQTWRSTMLRAVANSFTIEGHGLFIPYDVLNNAQFAYSFVMARQLLLRLWGQPQHSAAIEALLHRQLAQLPSTTLVGLTDSLLY; encoded by the coding sequence ATGTCCCCACCAACCAGTTTGCAGCGTGGCACTGGCTTTCACCATCTGATCGCCGATGAATATCGGTTGATTGCTCAGGTGTTGACCTACTGCCACGCCGCTGGTTATGCCATCCCGCCCTTGCTAGTGATTGATTATGTAATTGCGCTCAAAACCAGCCCATTTGTTTTGTTGTTTGGGCCAACTGGGCAGGGTAAAACTGAATTGGCACGGCTGTTTGCCCAGGCGTTAATCCATCCCTTTGATGATCAATATACCTATGTGAACTTAGGGAGTAGCCTGCAAGCACCCGAAATCCAAGATCGTTTTGGTTGGATGAAATTTGTCGAGACCTTGGAGAACGCCGCTGCTCCGGCCAATGCTGGTCGTTTGTTCTTCTTATGTCTCGATAATTTGCGACCCCATGATGTATATACCTACTTTGCCAATGTGAGCCGTGATGCTGATGGAATTACGCGCTTGGTGATGCGGGGTTATCCACCTGATAAATGGCCCGCCTTGCCCAGTAATGTCATTATCACGGGAACGCTTGATGCTGAACATCCGGTTGATAGTGATCAAAGCGCCCTTTTAGCCCAAATTAACTGTGTTTATATGCAGCCCCAATGGTTGCAAAGCAATATTCGCACAGTTAAACGTCAACAACGCATGGCTCCGGTTGGCATGCAACGCTTGTTGCTTGAGCAACAGTATCGCAGTGATGAGGCTGCCACTGAGCGTTTACACGCCTTGCTTGGCCCACATCTTGACGATATTTTGCAACCGCCCAGTGAGTTGATGGCAATTTTGTGGCAAAGTAACTTAACCTACACCCAGACTTGGCGTAGTACCATGTTGCGGGCTGTGGCAAATAGCTTTACCATAGAAGGGCACGGACTTTTTATTCCATATGATGTGCTTAACAACGCCCAGTTTGCCTATTCATTTGTCATGGCACGCCAATTGTTGTTAAGGCTTTGGGGGCAACCGCAGCATAGCGCCGCAATTGAGGCCTTGTTGCATCGCCAACTTGCCCAACTACCAAGCACGACCTTGGTAGGTTTAACCGACTCTTTGCTCTATTAG
- a CDS encoding sugar phosphate nucleotidyltransferase, protein MNVIIPTAGLGTRLRPHTHTRPKPLVPVAGKAVIGHLLDKLKVLPLDDVVFITGYLGTQIEEYVRKNYNFKSHFVEQTELKGQAHAIALAREMVSGPTLILFVDTIFEANLNVLNQTDADGVIYVSEVEDPSRFGVALLEDGIITKLVEKPSTPVSNLALIGAYYVREVKELFAAIDVLIEQNIQTKGEFYLADALQLMISNGTRFSAETATMWEDCGTAPALLRTNRYLLQHETGNVEQRDGAIIVPPVFIGENVEIRNSIIGPYVSVADHSVIVDSIVRDSIINQGASIQSSTLEGSLIGEGAHIKGEFQHLNVGDSSVITFGSTIQ, encoded by the coding sequence ATGAATGTAATTATTCCTACCGCCGGTCTTGGAACCCGCCTGCGTCCACATACCCATACCCGTCCAAAGCCGTTGGTTCCGGTTGCAGGCAAAGCCGTGATTGGCCACCTGCTTGATAAGCTCAAGGTGCTACCACTCGACGACGTGGTGTTTATTACCGGGTATTTGGGTACACAAATTGAGGAATATGTTCGCAAGAACTATAACTTCAAGAGCCATTTTGTTGAACAAACCGAGCTGAAAGGCCAAGCTCATGCCATTGCTTTGGCCCGCGAGATGGTTTCTGGCCCAACCTTGATTTTATTTGTCGATACGATTTTTGAAGCTAACCTGAATGTTTTGAACCAAACTGATGCCGATGGTGTGATCTATGTAAGCGAAGTTGAAGATCCCTCGCGCTTCGGGGTGGCATTGCTCGAAGATGGGATTATTACCAAGCTGGTGGAAAAACCAAGTACGCCAGTTTCCAACTTGGCCTTAATCGGCGCATACTATGTGCGTGAAGTCAAAGAATTGTTCGCAGCGATCGATGTGCTGATCGAGCAGAACATTCAAACCAAAGGCGAGTTTTATTTGGCCGATGCCCTCCAACTCATGATTAGCAATGGCACGCGATTTAGTGCCGAAACTGCAACCATGTGGGAAGATTGTGGCACCGCCCCCGCCTTGTTACGTACCAATCGTTATTTATTGCAACACGAAACAGGCAACGTCGAACAACGTGATGGTGCGATCATCGTTCCGCCAGTCTTTATCGGCGAGAATGTTGAGATTCGCAACTCAATTATTGGGCCATACGTCTCAGTTGCTGACCATAGCGTGATTGTCGATTCGATTGTGCGTGATTCGATTATCAATCAAGGAGCCAGCATTCAATCATCAACCTTGGAAGGCTCACTTATCGGTGAAGGAGCGCATATCAAAGGCGAATTCCAACACCTTAACGTCGGTGATTCATCAGTTATTACATTTGGTAGCACGATTCAGTAA
- a CDS encoding response regulator, producing MPTILVVDDMPDNRQLLGIMLQRSGYTTEMARDGVEALEAIQKSRPDLILLDLNLPRMDGWAVCRTVKSDPRLAHIPIVALTASCSPGEVKQLMTPDWTDYVSKPFDVMSLMEKVKLWLAGSNQSKPWYG from the coding sequence ATGCCAACCATCTTAGTTGTTGATGATATGCCTGACAACCGTCAGCTTTTAGGAATAATGCTCCAACGGTCTGGTTATACAACCGAGATGGCTCGTGATGGGGTTGAGGCGCTGGAAGCGATTCAAAAAAGCCGACCAGACCTTATATTGCTTGATTTGAACTTGCCACGTATGGATGGCTGGGCAGTCTGTCGCACCGTTAAATCCGACCCTCGCTTGGCACATATTCCAATTGTGGCATTAACCGCTAGTTGCAGCCCTGGCGAAGTCAAGCAATTGATGACCCCCGATTGGACTGATTATGTCAGCAAGCCTTTCGACGTTATGTCATTAATGGAGAAGGTTAAGCTTTGGCTGGCTGGGTCCAATCAATCCAAGCCATGGTATGGTTAA
- a CDS encoding response regulator has product MSTTVVLYIEDNPDNMLLVERLLIARGCQMLKAINGSTGIELALAHNPQIILLDINLPDIDGYEVARRLRDTPQTATIPIVAVTANALKGDAEKAIAAGCDGYVSKPINLRDLWNAMLQFIEAPST; this is encoded by the coding sequence ATGAGTACAACCGTTGTCTTATATATCGAAGATAACCCTGATAATATGCTGTTGGTGGAGCGCCTGTTGATTGCCCGTGGTTGTCAAATGCTCAAGGCAATCAATGGCTCAACTGGGATCGAACTAGCTTTGGCGCATAATCCGCAAATTATTTTGTTGGATATTAACTTGCCTGATATTGATGGTTACGAGGTAGCCCGTCGCTTGCGTGATACTCCGCAAACAGCCACAATTCCAATTGTAGCGGTGACGGCCAACGCGCTTAAGGGCGATGCTGAAAAGGCGATTGCCGCTGGCTGTGATGGCTATGTTTCCAAGCCGATTAATTTGCGCGATCTTTGGAATGCCATGTTGCAGTTTATCGAAGCACCCTCGACCTAA
- a CDS encoding pyridoxal-phosphate dependent enzyme, whose amino-acid sequence MTDLVCQNCGHIQPYTFRSSNSCAQCANDWLETHYDYAGFCDLVRNQQLSGQTLWRYSSVLPVPPPVAPTHVGGTPLLHAQRFGGLLGLPRLYIKDERYSPTNSFKDRQAALAVAALVSNDIRECVIASTGNAAVAYASACAAVGIKLWVFMTSVVPEAKLREAALFGAEVIKVSGNYDQTKQIAADFAQNRNIIYDRGANSIPAREAMKTISYEICEQLGWQAPDWYIQAVSGGLGPLGVYHGFAELHAMGLTQRVPQTAIIQAEGCSPMVQAFQAGKSVAEKVVPNTRIAILSTGDPGKIYTRLWQRIQTSGGTMEAVTDEEAFSAMRLLARTEGISVEPATAVAFAGLQKMVAQGQVNPEELIVVNCTGHTFPVDKHVLNDQWHIDVHVSDTQQSAPQEGLQAALEQLNEKATTVLLIDDNPDDAQLVQRILERRKAYRVYRATDGADGVQQAIQRLPDAIVMDLMMPNMDGFQVMSTLRQHPKTRDIPIIVVSAKDITPAERHHLATHTRAVYQKGSLSPVAFVEQVVSVIEHKERDSEDQ is encoded by the coding sequence ATGACAGATTTAGTTTGCCAAAACTGTGGCCATATTCAGCCATACACCTTTCGTAGCTCGAATAGCTGTGCCCAATGTGCTAATGATTGGCTTGAGACGCATTACGATTATGCCGGCTTTTGCGATTTGGTGCGCAATCAACAATTGAGCGGCCAGACCTTATGGCGCTATAGTAGCGTTTTGCCTGTGCCACCGCCCGTCGCACCAACCCATGTTGGTGGAACGCCCTTGTTGCATGCCCAACGCTTTGGTGGTTTGTTGGGCTTGCCCCGCTTGTATATTAAAGATGAGCGCTATAGCCCAACCAATTCGTTTAAAGATCGCCAAGCCGCCTTGGCCGTGGCAGCCTTGGTTTCGAATGATATTCGCGAGTGCGTGATTGCCTCGACTGGTAATGCGGCGGTAGCGTATGCCTCGGCTTGTGCCGCAGTTGGGATCAAACTGTGGGTCTTTATGACCAGCGTGGTACCAGAAGCAAAATTGCGTGAAGCGGCCTTGTTTGGGGCTGAGGTGATCAAAGTTAGTGGCAATTATGATCAAACCAAGCAGATTGCCGCTGATTTTGCCCAAAACCGCAACATTATCTACGATCGTGGAGCTAACAGCATTCCGGCGCGGGAAGCTATGAAAACGATTAGCTACGAAATTTGCGAGCAGCTCGGCTGGCAAGCGCCCGATTGGTATATTCAGGCAGTTAGCGGTGGCTTGGGGCCATTAGGCGTGTATCATGGCTTTGCCGAATTGCATGCCATGGGTTTGACCCAGCGCGTACCCCAAACTGCAATTATCCAAGCTGAAGGCTGCTCTCCGATGGTCCAGGCATTTCAGGCTGGCAAATCGGTGGCCGAAAAAGTTGTGCCAAATACCCGAATTGCGATTCTCTCAACGGGCGATCCTGGTAAGATCTATACCCGGCTTTGGCAACGCATCCAAACATCGGGCGGCACAATGGAAGCCGTCACTGATGAAGAGGCCTTCAGTGCAATGCGCTTATTGGCGCGAACTGAAGGCATTTCAGTTGAGCCAGCGACGGCTGTGGCCTTTGCGGGTCTGCAAAAAATGGTTGCTCAAGGCCAAGTTAACCCTGAAGAATTAATTGTGGTAAATTGTACTGGGCACACCTTCCCTGTCGATAAACATGTGCTAAACGATCAATGGCATATTGATGTACATGTCAGTGATACCCAGCAATCAGCGCCCCAAGAAGGGCTTCAGGCGGCGCTGGAACAATTGAATGAAAAAGCGACAACGGTGCTGTTGATCGATGATAATCCTGATGATGCTCAATTGGTGCAGCGCATTTTAGAGCGGCGTAAAGCCTACCGCGTCTATCGGGCAACCGATGGAGCCGATGGGGTGCAACAAGCAATTCAACGCTTGCCCGATGCGATTGTGATGGATTTAATGATGCCAAATATGGATGGGTTTCAGGTGATGAGCACCTTACGCCAACACCCCAAAACCCGCGATATTCCGATTATTGTGGTGAGCGCCAAGGATATTACGCCCGCCGAGCGCCATCATTTAGCAACCCATACCCGTGCTGTGTATCAAAAAGGCTCACTTTCACCAGTTGCCTTTGTCGAACAGGTTGTGAGTGTCATTGAACACAAAGAGCGTGATAGTGAGGACCAATGA